A genomic segment from Dermatobacter hominis encodes:
- a CDS encoding glycerate kinase family protein, which yields MRIVVAPDKFRGTVSAVECAEALAAPLRGAGHDVVVRPMADGGEGTLDALGGPNRRTVVTGPNGDAVEAEWRYAGRSAVIEMARASGLALVGGAEGNDAVAASTHGTGELIAAALDAGANDVIVGVGGSATTDGGLGALRALYPVHRLRGVSLTVACDVRTRFVDAARDFAPQKGASPTQVKLLERRLERLQQVYLEEYGVDVSDLEGAGAAGGLAGGLACVGGELLSGFDLVAERLALDADVEGADLVVTGEGFLDEESFEGKVVGGMVDLARHVGVPVVAVVGECFDGADALVPTVSLTSRFGRERAMTETAALLAEVALELPSFAEPG from the coding sequence GTGCGCATCGTGGTGGCTCCCGACAAGTTCCGGGGCACGGTCAGCGCCGTGGAGTGCGCCGAGGCGCTGGCCGCGCCGCTGCGCGGCGCGGGCCACGACGTGGTCGTCCGGCCGATGGCCGACGGCGGCGAGGGCACGCTCGACGCGCTCGGGGGGCCGAACCGGCGCACCGTCGTGACGGGGCCGAACGGCGACGCCGTCGAGGCCGAGTGGCGGTACGCAGGGCGCAGCGCGGTGATCGAGATGGCGAGGGCATCGGGTCTCGCCCTGGTGGGCGGGGCCGAGGGCAACGACGCGGTGGCGGCCTCGACCCACGGCACCGGGGAGCTCATCGCGGCCGCGCTCGACGCGGGGGCGAACGACGTGATCGTGGGCGTCGGCGGATCGGCGACGACCGACGGCGGGCTCGGCGCGCTGCGGGCGCTCTACCCCGTGCACCGGCTGCGCGGCGTCAGCCTCACGGTGGCCTGCGACGTACGGACGCGGTTCGTCGACGCCGCCCGGGACTTCGCACCGCAGAAGGGCGCGTCGCCGACGCAGGTGAAGCTGCTCGAGCGCCGGCTGGAGCGGCTGCAGCAGGTGTACCTGGAGGAGTACGGCGTGGACGTGTCGGATCTCGAGGGCGCCGGCGCCGCCGGCGGCCTGGCGGGCGGTCTGGCCTGCGTGGGCGGCGAGCTGCTGAGCGGGTTCGACCTCGTGGCCGAGCGCCTCGCCCTGGACGCCGACGTCGAGGGCGCCGACCTCGTCGTGACCGGCGAGGGCTTCCTCGACGAGGAGTCGTTCGAGGGCAAGGTCGTGGGCGGCATGGTCGACCTCGCCCGCCACGTCGGAGTGCCGGTCGTCGCCGTCGTGGGGGAGTGCTTCGACGGCGCCGATGCGCTCGTGCCGACCGTGTCGCTCACGTCGAGGTTCGGTCGGGAGCGGGCGATGACCGAGACCGCGGCCCTGCTCGCCGAGGTCGCGCTGGAGCTGCCGTCCTTCGCCGAGCCCGGCTGA
- the folP gene encoding dihydropteroate synthase, protein MTHADPSRAPRPGIFAVLNASPDSFSENKVAASDGAALAVQMVADGADVLDVGAQSLRTDQPEISVDNELARLLPVLTAVRERVPDVTLSVDTYRHQVADAALRVGATIVNDPSGLRDLELADLVAGSGASIVVAFNPGVPKQRRPTGERLADPVEDCLRFVGERLERLERAGVRDDQVILDPGPDLYKAPDETVAILRAVPRLRAELGIDRVLWAVSRKDFVGVLTGRLPRDRGAGTLGVLSSVDLQDQDLIRVHDVRSTVDFLTVRAALRHGADGPMEMDDAIRYDPD, encoded by the coding sequence GTGACCCACGCCGACCCGTCGAGGGCGCCCCGGCCCGGCATCTTCGCCGTGCTCAACGCGTCGCCCGACTCCTTCTCCGAGAACAAGGTGGCCGCGTCCGACGGGGCGGCGCTCGCGGTGCAGATGGTCGCCGACGGGGCCGACGTGCTCGACGTCGGCGCGCAGTCGCTGCGGACCGACCAGCCCGAGATCTCGGTCGACAACGAGCTGGCCCGGCTGCTGCCCGTGCTCACCGCCGTCCGCGAGCGGGTGCCCGACGTGACGCTGTCGGTCGACACGTACCGCCACCAGGTCGCCGACGCCGCGCTCCGGGTCGGGGCCACGATCGTCAACGACCCGTCCGGGCTGCGCGACCTCGAGCTCGCCGACCTCGTCGCCGGCTCCGGCGCGTCGATCGTCGTGGCGTTCAACCCGGGGGTCCCCAAGCAGCGCCGTCCCACCGGCGAGCGCCTCGCGGACCCGGTCGAGGACTGCCTCCGCTTCGTGGGCGAACGCCTCGAGCGACTCGAGCGCGCCGGCGTGCGCGACGACCAGGTGATCCTCGATCCCGGACCCGACCTCTACAAGGCGCCCGACGAGACGGTCGCCATCCTGCGCGCCGTGCCGCGCCTGCGGGCCGAGCTCGGCATCGACCGGGTGCTGTGGGCGGTGTCGCGCAAGGACTTCGTCGGCGTGCTCACCGGCCGCCTCCCCCGCGACCGCGGCGCCGGCACCCTCGGCGTCCTCTCGTCGGTCGACCTGCAGGACCAGGACCTGATCCGGGTCCACGACGTGCGGTCGACCGTCGACTTCCTCACCGTCCGCGCCGCCCTGCGCCACGGCGCGGACGGTCCGATGGAGATGGACGACGCCATCCGCTACGACCCCGACTGA
- a CDS encoding glucosyl-3-phosphoglycerate synthase translates to MSSEHRPPTGHDDRRQTAGAATDAGAALDCPPIRSFHHADRTVDELVATKGPTTVSVCLPARNEEPTVGRIVEVLVRDAVEVGLVDELVVIDDHSVDATASVARDAGARVVHAGDVLPEFGRAHGKGEVLWKSLHVTDGDLVLWCDADLSDFSAHLVTGLLGPLLCEPDVELVKGFYHRPEADGVGGGRVTELVARPLLSLLFPALAGLYQPLSGEYGGRRSVLERLPFVQGYGVEVGLLLHYLRQRGTTGLVQVDLQERRHRNRPLEDLGPQAMAVAQTILRHAQTSGLHGPEGTAPIPAVAELLRPGRPPHAVDVSERPPMIEVAAYLDLLRGGRPVDEDAER, encoded by the coding sequence ATGAGCAGCGAGCACCGACCCCCGACGGGCCACGACGACCGGCGCCAGACCGCCGGCGCGGCCACCGATGCCGGCGCCGCGCTGGACTGCCCGCCGATCCGGTCGTTCCACCACGCCGACCGCACCGTCGACGAGCTGGTGGCGACGAAGGGTCCCACGACGGTGTCGGTCTGCCTGCCCGCCCGCAACGAGGAGCCGACGGTCGGGCGGATCGTGGAGGTCCTCGTCCGCGACGCCGTCGAGGTCGGGCTCGTCGACGAGCTCGTCGTCATCGACGACCACTCGGTCGACGCCACGGCGTCGGTGGCCCGGGACGCCGGGGCGCGGGTCGTGCACGCGGGCGACGTGCTGCCCGAGTTCGGCCGGGCGCACGGCAAGGGCGAGGTGCTCTGGAAGTCGCTGCACGTGACCGACGGCGACCTGGTGCTGTGGTGCGACGCCGACCTCAGCGACTTCAGCGCCCACCTCGTCACCGGGCTCCTCGGACCGCTGCTCTGCGAACCCGATGTCGAGCTGGTCAAGGGCTTCTACCACCGACCCGAGGCCGACGGCGTGGGCGGCGGCCGGGTCACCGAGCTGGTGGCGCGCCCGCTCCTGTCGCTGCTGTTCCCGGCGCTCGCCGGGCTGTACCAGCCGCTGTCGGGCGAGTACGGCGGCCGCCGGAGCGTGCTCGAGCGCCTGCCGTTCGTGCAGGGCTACGGCGTCGAGGTCGGCCTGCTGCTGCACTACCTCCGCCAGCGCGGCACGACCGGCCTGGTGCAGGTGGACCTGCAGGAGCGCCGCCACCGGAACCGACCGCTCGAGGACCTCGGCCCGCAGGCGATGGCCGTCGCGCAGACGATCCTCCGCCACGCCCAGACGAGCGGCCTCCACGGCCCCGAGGGCACCGCGCCGATCCCGGCGGTCGCGGAGCTGCTCCGGCCCGGGCGGCCGCCCCACGCCGTCGACGTCTCGGAGCGGCCGCCGATGATCGAGGTCGCCGCCTACCTGGACCTGCTGCGGGGCGGCCGGCCGGTCGACGAGGACGCGGAGCGGTGA
- a CDS encoding ubiquitin-like small modifier protein 1, whose amino-acid sequence MVTIRIPTTLRTLTGGSSSVEVEGATIGEVLANLDAAHPGFKDRLFDDDGSLRRFVNVFLADDDVRYLDGVDTAVTDGAEISIIPAVAGG is encoded by the coding sequence ATGGTGACGATCAGGATCCCGACCACCCTCCGGACGCTGACCGGCGGTTCGTCCTCGGTGGAGGTGGAGGGGGCGACGATCGGCGAGGTGCTCGCCAACCTCGACGCCGCGCACCCGGGCTTCAAGGATCGGCTCTTCGACGACGACGGCTCGCTCCGCCGCTTCGTCAACGTGTTCCTCGCCGACGACGACGTCCGCTACCTGGACGGTGTCGACACCGCCGTGACCGACGGCGCCGAGATCTCGATCATCCCCGCCGTCGCCGGCGGCTGA
- a CDS encoding FAD-dependent oxidoreductase gives MARIVVIGAGVGGLGTALCAARTGHHVTIVERDDTPLPADPHGAFDWDRHGAPQVRHSHAFLARLRNLLRDRHPDVLADLIAAGATEMRFLDMPPEGMAIEPEPGDEDLVGLAVRRTTFEWVLRRAALAEGDVELLHGTAVSALRTTPGATGDEVDRSGPPLVVGVEVDDGRVLDADVVVAAGGRRSDVPALLEPHGVTVDEVSEDTGIIYLSRFFRLQDGAEMPPLTGPIGGDLGYIKYGVFPGDNRTFSITFAVGTHDAEMRKLLLDDETFLAAAGIFTATAAYVEPGRSEPINSVQVMGGLINRRRRFLDADGRPVVAGFHAVGDAHTATNPLYGRGCSLAMVQAQVLADLIDEHGVDGPEAHAARSIAYEQATRDEVIPWYKAAVSQDRMARDQAERAAREAEEASTADGPSADADAPEEFADPAEFARTLLRDGLFPALRVDPVVLRAFLRMLNLLDAPDSLMANGDVIGRVMAVFQDKDNRPPEPDLGPDRAGFLAAI, from the coding sequence GTGGCACGGATCGTCGTCATCGGCGCCGGGGTCGGCGGACTCGGCACCGCGCTGTGCGCAGCACGGACGGGCCACCACGTCACGATCGTCGAGCGCGACGACACGCCGCTGCCCGCCGACCCGCACGGCGCGTTCGACTGGGACCGCCACGGCGCCCCCCAGGTCCGGCACTCGCACGCCTTCCTCGCCCGTCTGCGCAACCTGCTCCGGGACCGGCACCCCGACGTGCTCGCCGATCTGATCGCCGCCGGCGCGACCGAGATGCGGTTCCTCGACATGCCGCCCGAGGGCATGGCCATCGAGCCGGAGCCGGGCGACGAGGACCTGGTCGGGCTCGCGGTCCGCCGCACGACGTTCGAGTGGGTCCTGCGGCGCGCCGCGCTGGCCGAGGGCGACGTCGAGCTGCTCCACGGGACCGCTGTCTCGGCGCTGCGCACGACCCCCGGCGCCACCGGTGACGAGGTCGATCGCAGCGGCCCGCCCCTCGTCGTCGGCGTGGAGGTCGACGACGGACGGGTGCTCGACGCCGACGTGGTCGTCGCCGCCGGCGGCCGCCGCAGCGATGTGCCGGCGCTGCTCGAACCGCACGGCGTCACGGTCGACGAGGTCTCGGAGGACACGGGGATCATCTACCTGTCGCGCTTCTTCCGCCTGCAGGACGGCGCCGAGATGCCGCCGCTCACCGGGCCGATCGGCGGCGACCTCGGCTACATCAAGTACGGCGTCTTCCCCGGCGACAACCGCACGTTCTCGATCACGTTCGCCGTCGGCACCCACGACGCCGAGATGCGCAAGCTGCTGCTCGACGACGAGACGTTCCTCGCCGCAGCGGGGATCTTCACGGCCACGGCGGCGTACGTCGAACCCGGGCGGTCCGAGCCCATCAACAGCGTCCAGGTGATGGGCGGGCTCATCAACCGCCGCCGCCGGTTCCTCGACGCCGACGGCCGTCCGGTCGTCGCCGGCTTCCACGCCGTCGGCGACGCGCACACCGCGACCAACCCGCTCTACGGGCGCGGGTGCAGCCTCGCGATGGTCCAGGCGCAGGTGCTCGCCGACCTGATCGACGAGCACGGCGTCGACGGTCCCGAGGCGCACGCGGCCCGGTCGATCGCGTACGAGCAGGCGACGCGCGACGAGGTCATCCCCTGGTACAAGGCCGCGGTCAGCCAGGACCGGATGGCACGGGACCAGGCCGAGCGCGCCGCTCGGGAGGCCGAGGAGGCTTCGACCGCCGACGGACCGTCAGCCGACGCGGACGCTCCCGAGGAGTTCGCCGACCCGGCGGAGTTCGCCCGCACGCTGCTGCGCGACGGCCTCTTCCCGGCGCTCCGGGTCGACCCCGTCGTCCTGCGGGCCTTCCTGCGTATGCTCAACCTCCTCGACGCCCCGGACTCGCTCATGGCGAACGGCGACGTGATCGGTCGCGTGATGGCCGTCTTCCAGGACAAGGACAACCGGCCGCCCGAGCCTGACCTCGGCCCCGACCGCGCCGGCTTCCTGGCCGCCATCTAG
- a CDS encoding ArsR/SmtB family transcription factor codes for MTFAVLAEPHRRHLLELLRDGERPVGELVDGLGLSQPAVSKHLRVLRDAGLVEVRPDAQRRLYSLRPEPLRELDEWIGSFRDLWADSFDRLDAHLEEHP; via the coding sequence GTGACCTTCGCCGTCCTCGCCGAACCGCACCGCCGTCACCTCCTCGAGCTGCTCCGCGACGGGGAGCGCCCGGTCGGGGAGCTGGTCGACGGGCTGGGCCTCAGCCAGCCCGCCGTGTCGAAGCACCTGCGCGTCCTCCGCGACGCCGGGCTGGTGGAGGTCCGTCCCGACGCCCAGCGCCGGCTCTACTCCCTGCGACCCGAGCCCCTCAGGGAGCTCGACGAGTGGATCGGTTCCTTCCGGGACCTCTGGGCGGACTCGTTCGACCGGCTCGACGCCCACCTGGAGGAGCACCCGTGA
- a CDS encoding SRPBCC family protein, protein MTDQHPTPASSTSGPPRRGELVTVDGRPVLRFERRYRQPIERVWRAVTDPDELRRWFPSEVIGDRTPGAPLRFDDQSHREAAIEAGEPTRADGPEFTGRVVAVDPPNVFSFTWGAELLRFELTPDGDGTLMVFTQVLSHPSVAARNGAGWHVCLAELDALLDGGVAEDAVGAEADGFAVYDEYVAAVGPPAGVPSPDGSMTWERGTHVEPDRVRAVVSADLDRWGAGDHADEPLHWEVTGGDGATLIRLTHDGIGTDAARAATWHALLLQLDMYLAAGELMPADPAEFVPMYRHVLGD, encoded by the coding sequence GTGACCGACCAACACCCGACCCCCGCCTCCTCGACGTCGGGTCCGCCGCGTCGTGGCGAGCTCGTCACCGTCGACGGCCGGCCCGTGCTCCGGTTCGAGCGGCGCTACCGCCAGCCGATCGAGCGCGTGTGGCGCGCCGTGACGGATCCCGACGAGCTGCGGCGGTGGTTCCCGTCGGAGGTGATCGGCGACCGCACCCCCGGCGCACCGCTGCGCTTCGACGACCAGTCCCACCGCGAGGCGGCGATCGAGGCCGGCGAGCCGACCCGCGCCGACGGGCCCGAGTTCACCGGTCGGGTCGTCGCGGTCGACCCGCCGAACGTCTTCTCCTTCACGTGGGGCGCCGAGCTGCTCCGGTTCGAGCTCACGCCGGACGGCGACGGCACGCTGATGGTGTTCACCCAGGTGCTGAGCCACCCGTCGGTCGCCGCCCGCAACGGCGCGGGCTGGCACGTGTGCCTGGCCGAGCTCGACGCCCTGCTCGACGGTGGCGTCGCCGAGGATGCCGTCGGTGCGGAGGCCGACGGGTTCGCCGTCTACGACGAGTACGTCGCCGCCGTCGGCCCGCCGGCCGGCGTGCCCTCGCCCGACGGCTCGATGACGTGGGAGCGGGGCACCCACGTCGAGCCGGATCGGGTGCGCGCCGTCGTCTCGGCCGACCTCGACAGGTGGGGTGCCGGCGACCACGCCGACGAACCGCTGCACTGGGAGGTCACGGGCGGCGACGGCGCCACGCTGATTCGCCTGACCCACGACGGCATCGGTACCGACGCGGCGCGGGCCGCCACGTGGCACGCGCTCCTCCTGCAGCTCGACATGTACCTGGCGGCGGGCGAGCTGATGCCGGCCGACCCGGCGGAGTTCGTCCCGATGTACCGGCACGTCCTGGGCGACTGA
- the groL gene encoding chaperonin GroEL (60 kDa chaperone family; promotes refolding of misfolded polypeptides especially under stressful conditions; forms two stacked rings of heptamers to form a barrel-shaped 14mer; ends can be capped by GroES; misfolded proteins enter the barrel where they are refolded when GroES binds) — protein MAKIIQFDEDARRHLEAGMNQLADAVRVTLGPKGRNVVLAKKWGAPTITNDGVSIAKEIELEDPYENIGASLVKEVAKKTDDVAGDGTTTATVLAWSMVREGLRNLAAGANPVGVKRGIEAAVEAAVGKIQELAVEVDSKDQIAQVASISAADKEIGQLISDAIDKVGKDGVITVEESQTFGMGLEFTEGMRFDKGYISPYMVTDTERMEAALDNPYILYVSSKITNVRDLVPVLEKVMQSGKPLVIIAEDIEGEALATLVVNKIRGTFNSVAVKAPGFGERRKAMLQDMAILTGGQVVSEEVGLKLENVDLSLLGSADKVVVTKDETTIVNGGGSKEDLEGRIAQIKAEIENTDSDYDREKLQERLAKLSGGVAVLKVGAATEVELKEKKHRIEDAVSTTKAAIEEGVVAGGGVTLLRAQTAVDELVKKLEGDEATGATLISRALEGPIKQIAENAGLEGGVVVERVRSLGKPAEGLNAATGEYEDLVAAGIIDAAKVTRSALQNAASIAALFLTTEAVVADAPEKAAAGAPGMGDMDF, from the coding sequence ATGGCCAAGATCATCCAGTTCGACGAGGACGCCCGACGTCACCTCGAGGCGGGCATGAACCAGCTCGCCGACGCCGTGCGCGTCACCCTCGGCCCGAAGGGTCGCAACGTCGTCCTCGCCAAGAAGTGGGGCGCCCCGACGATCACCAACGACGGCGTGTCCATCGCCAAGGAGATCGAGCTGGAGGACCCCTACGAGAACATCGGCGCCTCGCTGGTCAAGGAGGTCGCCAAGAAGACCGACGACGTCGCCGGTGACGGCACGACCACGGCCACCGTGCTGGCGTGGTCGATGGTCCGCGAGGGCCTGCGCAACCTGGCCGCCGGCGCCAACCCGGTCGGCGTGAAGCGGGGCATCGAGGCCGCGGTCGAGGCGGCCGTCGGCAAGATCCAGGAGCTCGCCGTCGAGGTCGACTCCAAGGACCAGATCGCCCAGGTGGCCTCCATCTCGGCGGCCGACAAGGAGATCGGCCAGCTGATCTCCGACGCGATCGACAAGGTCGGCAAGGACGGCGTCATCACCGTCGAGGAGAGCCAGACCTTCGGCATGGGCCTCGAGTTCACCGAGGGCATGCGCTTCGACAAGGGCTACATCTCGCCCTACATGGTCACCGACACCGAGCGCATGGAGGCCGCGCTGGACAACCCGTACATCCTGTACGTGTCGTCCAAGATCACGAACGTCCGTGATCTCGTGCCCGTGCTCGAGAAGGTCATGCAGTCGGGCAAGCCGCTCGTCATCATCGCCGAGGACATCGAGGGCGAGGCGCTGGCCACGCTCGTCGTGAACAAGATCCGCGGCACCTTCAACTCGGTCGCCGTCAAGGCCCCGGGCTTCGGTGAGCGCCGCAAGGCGATGCTGCAGGACATGGCGATCCTGACCGGCGGCCAGGTCGTGTCGGAGGAGGTCGGCCTCAAGCTCGAGAACGTCGACCTCAGCCTGCTCGGCTCCGCCGACAAGGTCGTCGTCACCAAGGACGAGACCACGATCGTCAACGGCGGCGGCTCCAAGGAGGACCTCGAGGGTCGCATCGCCCAGATCAAGGCCGAGATCGAGAACACCGACTCGGACTACGACCGGGAGAAGCTGCAGGAGCGCCTCGCGAAGCTGTCGGGTGGCGTGGCCGTCCTCAAGGTCGGGGCTGCCACCGAGGTGGAGCTCAAGGAGAAGAAGCACCGCATCGAGGACGCCGTCTCCACGACCAAGGCGGCCATCGAGGAGGGCGTCGTCGCCGGCGGTGGCGTGACCCTGCTCCGGGCCCAGACCGCGGTCGACGAGCTCGTCAAGAAGCTCGAGGGTGACGAGGCCACCGGTGCCACGCTCATCTCCCGTGCGCTCGAGGGCCCGATCAAGCAGATCGCCGAGAACGCCGGCCTCGAGGGCGGCGTCGTCGTCGAGCGGGTGCGCTCGCTCGGCAAGCCGGCCGAGGGCCTCAACGCCGCCACCGGCGAGTACGAGGACCTGGTCGCCGCCGGCATCATCGATGCCGCCAAGGTGACCCGCTCGGCCCTGCAGAACGCGGCGTCGATCGCGGCGCTGTTCCTGACCACGGAGGCCGTCGTCGCCGACGCGCCGGAGAAGGCCGCCGCCGGCGCTCCGGGCATGGGCGACATGGACTTCTGA
- a CDS encoding sulfite exporter TauE/SafE family protein encodes MDWSDVATVAVTVLVGVGAGMLSALLGVGGAVITTPAVRVLGATPLQAVGSTVPAILPGAIAGTLRYAREGLVDWSAALGLGIAGAVFAIVGALTSDQVDGGVLMVLTAALMLWSGFSVVRGGRRAAAGPGDEGTAAVDLVAPEEEDEGLIGEAFEGTEASETETAFAVSRPEGPIGTSGRDGAGGTAPTRHPLPMLAVLGAASGFVAGLLGVGGGIVMVPVLTGPLRVPMKSAVASSLVAVAIFSVPALVTHAVLGHIDWTYALPLMVGVVPGARIGAHLTIGSSERTVRLLFGALIVVLAVVYGGSELAAL; translated from the coding sequence GTGGACTGGAGCGACGTCGCGACGGTGGCGGTCACCGTGCTGGTGGGCGTCGGCGCGGGGATGCTGTCCGCCCTGCTCGGAGTCGGCGGCGCAGTGATCACCACGCCGGCGGTGCGGGTGCTCGGCGCCACGCCGCTCCAAGCCGTCGGCTCCACCGTCCCCGCCATCCTCCCGGGCGCCATCGCCGGCACGCTGCGCTACGCCCGTGAGGGGTTGGTCGATTGGAGCGCGGCGCTCGGCCTCGGCATCGCCGGCGCGGTGTTCGCGATCGTCGGCGCCCTGACCTCGGACCAGGTCGACGGCGGCGTCCTCATGGTCCTCACCGCGGCGCTGATGCTGTGGTCCGGGTTCTCGGTCGTGCGCGGCGGTCGGCGGGCTGCCGCCGGGCCGGGGGACGAGGGCACAGCGGCCGTCGACCTCGTCGCGCCGGAGGAGGAGGACGAGGGCCTCATTGGCGAGGCGTTCGAGGGCACCGAGGCCTCGGAGACCGAGACGGCGTTCGCCGTGTCACGGCCGGAGGGGCCGATCGGCACCTCTGGGCGGGACGGCGCCGGGGGTACGGCGCCGACGAGGCACCCGCTCCCGATGCTGGCGGTGCTCGGCGCTGCATCCGGGTTCGTCGCCGGTCTGCTCGGCGTGGGCGGCGGCATCGTGATGGTCCCGGTGCTCACCGGCCCGCTCCGGGTGCCGATGAAGTCGGCGGTCGCATCGAGCCTGGTCGCCGTCGCCATCTTCTCCGTGCCGGCGTTGGTCACCCACGCCGTGCTCGGCCACATCGACTGGACCTACGCCCTGCCGCTGATGGTCGGGGTGGTCCCGGGTGCCCGCATCGGCGCCCATCTCACGATCGGCAGCTCGGAGCGCACCGTGCGCCTGCTGTTCGGGGCGCTGATCGTCGTCCTCGCCGTCGTCTACGGGGGGTCCGAACTGGCGGCGCTGTGA
- the fdhD gene encoding formate dehydrogenase accessory sulfurtransferase FdhD, which translates to MARARTETHLARRFEADADAPARADGAPGASSAPPPVDRGRAPESVLVEEPLELRVDGVTVATTMRTPGHDYELAAGWCHAEGLLDGASLRGIRYCATGSAVETGFNVVTVDTVGRSAPPEARLTTTTSSCGICGSESVDELTARLARLPEGPALRDDLLGGLSEAVASHQELFALTGGSHAAAAVTPDGEVVVVREDIGRHNAVDKVVGRLLLDGALPATGMVLWVSGRASFEMVQKAWAGGFAALVSVSAPSSLAVRTAERAGLVLVGFARSGRFTVYAGGDRVAGAPVGEVSGVGIATRDVAEHPYIRGGVDG; encoded by the coding sequence GTGGCCCGAGCCCGCACCGAGACCCACCTGGCCCGCCGGTTCGAGGCCGATGCCGACGCCCCTGCACGGGCGGACGGCGCCCCGGGCGCCTCGTCCGCGCCGCCGCCGGTCGACCGGGGTCGGGCGCCGGAATCGGTGCTCGTCGAGGAGCCGCTCGAGCTCCGGGTCGACGGCGTCACCGTCGCCACCACGATGCGCACGCCCGGCCACGACTACGAGCTGGCCGCCGGGTGGTGCCACGCCGAGGGCCTGCTCGACGGCGCCTCGCTGCGCGGGATCCGCTACTGCGCCACCGGCTCGGCGGTCGAGACCGGCTTCAACGTCGTCACCGTCGACACGGTCGGCCGGTCGGCGCCGCCCGAGGCCCGCCTGACGACCACCACCTCGTCGTGCGGCATCTGCGGCTCCGAGTCGGTCGACGAGCTCACCGCCCGGCTGGCGCGGCTCCCCGAGGGCCCGGCGTTGCGGGACGACCTGCTCGGCGGCCTGTCCGAGGCGGTGGCCTCGCACCAGGAGCTGTTCGCCCTGACCGGTGGCAGCCACGCCGCTGCCGCGGTCACTCCCGACGGCGAGGTCGTCGTCGTGCGCGAGGACATCGGTCGCCACAACGCCGTCGACAAGGTCGTCGGTCGGCTGCTGCTCGACGGCGCGCTCCCGGCGACCGGGATGGTGCTCTGGGTGTCGGGTCGGGCCAGCTTCGAGATGGTGCAGAAGGCGTGGGCCGGCGGCTTCGCCGCGCTGGTGTCGGTGAGCGCGCCGTCGTCGCTCGCCGTGCGGACCGCCGAGCGGGCCGGCCTGGTGCTGGTCGGCTTCGCCCGATCCGGCCGCTTCACCGTCTACGCCGGCGGCGACCGGGTGGCCGGGGCGCCGGTCGGCGAGGTTTCTGGGGTCGGGATCGCGACAAGGGATGTCGCTGAGCACCCCTATATCCGGGGAGGGGTGGATGGGTGA